The genome window TCTGAAGTGCCGTACTGGCTGGCCAGGACGTTTACGTTGGTCAGGCTGTTCATAAGATTTCCTCCTGTAAGGGTTGTTAGAGGGTATCATATCACAACGGGCCGGCCAGGACAAATCCGGGGCCAATCTGTTTCTTTTCAAACAGGTCCTTTCCCGGTATAATGAAAAGACTCTGTGCGGTAACAATGAAAATGGAGATCCGGCTGTGAACGGAAAGGCATCATTATGATTATTGATGAGATCAGGACGGAACTGAAAAAGCTTCAGGATGTGAAATACCGGGAAATGCAGATCCGGATCATTCCGACGGTGAAACCGGAAAGCATCATCGGTGTGCGGACGCCGGAACTGCGGCAGATGGCTAAACAGTACGCGCAGGCGGAAGACATTGGCGTGTTTCTGAAGGACCTGCCGCATCAGTATTTTGAGGAAAACCAGCTGCATGCTTTCATTCTTTCCGGAATGAAGGATTATGATGCATGCCTGGAAGCGCTGAACCGGTTCCTGCCGTATGTGGACAACTGGGCCACCTGTGACCAGATGTCGCCGAAGGTGTTCAGGAAACACCGAGAGGAACTGCTGAACAGCATCCGGGAATGGATCGGATCGAAGGAAAC of Aristaeella lactis contains these proteins:
- a CDS encoding DNA alkylation repair protein; its protein translation is MIIDEIRTELKKLQDVKYREMQIRIIPTVKPESIIGVRTPELRQMAKQYAQAEDIGVFLKDLPHQYFEENQLHAFILSGMKDYDACLEALNRFLPYVDNWATCDQMSPKVFRKHREELLNSIREWIGSKETYTIRFGIGMLMEHYLDGDFDPAYPEMAAGVRSEEYYVNMMTAWYFATALAKQYDTVLPYIEQHRLDDWTHNKAIQKAIESYRITPEQKDYLRTLKTTRK